One Microbacterium sp. zg-B96 genomic region harbors:
- a CDS encoding NADPH-dependent FMN reductase, producing the protein MTEIIQHEPPYTVGYFVGSLAKASINRTLSKALIAVAPDELQFREIPIGDLALYSYDYDADYPPEGRALKQAIADVDAVLFITPEYNRSVPGALKNAIDWASRPWGTNSFAGKPSGVIGGSIGAIGTAVAQQSLKGMMAFCNSPMFNSVEAYIHMREGLFTPDGEVTDEGTREFLRTYMEQYSLFVRRVLTVVPQR; encoded by the coding sequence ATGACCGAGATCATCCAGCACGAGCCGCCGTACACCGTCGGCTACTTCGTCGGCAGCCTGGCGAAGGCATCCATCAATCGCACGCTGTCCAAGGCCCTCATCGCCGTCGCGCCGGACGAGCTGCAGTTCCGGGAGATCCCGATCGGCGACCTGGCGCTGTACAGCTACGACTACGACGCGGACTATCCGCCCGAGGGTCGTGCGCTCAAGCAGGCCATCGCCGACGTGGATGCCGTGCTGTTCATCACCCCGGAGTACAACCGCTCCGTCCCCGGCGCGCTGAAGAACGCGATCGACTGGGCCAGTCGCCCCTGGGGCACCAACTCGTTCGCCGGCAAGCCATCGGGGGTGATCGGCGGCTCGATCGGAGCGATCGGTACGGCCGTGGCGCAGCAGAGTCTCAAGGGGATGATGGCCTTCTGCAATTCGCCGATGTTCAACTCGGTCGAGGCATACATCCACATGCGCGAAGGCCTGTTCACCCCCGACGGCGAGGTGACCGACGAGGGCACCCGCGAGTTCCTCCGCACCTACATGGAGCAGTACTCGCTGTTCGTACGGCGCGTACTCACCGTCGTCCCGCAACGCTGA